The Halobacterium hubeiense genome contains the following window.
GTGATGGCGCGAACAGCGGGGAATAGCCACAATAGGTGAGATAGTCGGAGGCTGGAATCGTCGTACGTCGTCGTCCGGTGAGGCTAGCCTCCGCGTTCGGCTGTACAGAATCGCCCACCGGGAAAGGACGTCCCAACTCGCACAAGCTTTTTTCCCAGCGGACCAGACTCTCAACTATGACCGGCCGCGCTTCGTGGTCCCTCCCAGTGGCACTGGCTTCCCTCCTCGTGCTCGCCGGCTGTGCCGGGCTCGCACCCGCGGGCCAGCAGGCGTCGACGCCCGAGACGACCGTCAAGAACTTCTCGTACCCGCCGGGGTGGTCGCAGGACGGCATCACGGATATCGGGCTCCCCCAGCAGACCCACTCCGACACCGTGGAGAACGTCTCGCGGAGAACTCGGTTCGTCACCTCCGACGACGACGCAACGCGGACGATAGTCAGGACCGTCGACGTGGAGGCGGGCACCGTCTCGGTGCGGTCGGAGGCCACGCTGTTCGGGACCACGTACGCGTACTACAGTCCGAACGGCGTCTTCGAGTACGACCCCGAGACCGAGGAGGTGACTCTCCGACCGGACGAGAACTGGACGACAGCCGGCGTCGCGGACGTCGAGCGACTGGACCGGCCGCTCCTCGACCTCGGACTCGCAGCCACCGAAATCGTCACCGTCGAAGGAGTGCCGGCGGTCCGGTACAACGTGACCGGCATCGCCAACCGTGACTTCGCGCCCGCGACCGGCGCGAGCGGCTACGTCACTGTCAGCGAGACGGGCTACATCGCGGCGTACAACGTCACGCGAGGCAACGACGGCTTCACGCGACGGACCACGTACGACCTCTCCGAGTTCGGGAACGCGACCGTCGAGCGGCCGTCGTGGCTGCCCGAGGAGTGACGACCGCTACTCCATCTGGTTCTCGGCGCGGCGCAACAGCCCGAGCACGGTGTTGATTTCCCGACCCGTCGGGTGGGTGCGGCCGACCATCCGGCGGAGCATCCGCATCGCCTTGTCGCGTTTCTCCTCGGGGTAGTCTATCTCCGCGAGGAACGCCTCGGCGTGGTCGTAGAAGCGCTCGATTGACTCCTCCTCGGCGCGGTGGCGCTCGACGTCGGGCAGCTGGGTCTCGTTCATCGCGAGGTCGCGGAGCTCGTACAGCGCGACGGTGGCGGCCTGCCCGAGGTTCATCACGGGGTAGTCGTGGGAGGCGGGAATCGACGCCACCTCGTCGATTCGCGCGAGCTCGTCGTTCGTCAGGCCGACGCGCTCCCGGCCGAACACCAGCGCGGTGTCCGCCTCCACGTCCGCGAGGCTCGCCGATAGCTCGGCGGGCGTGCGGAACGGGAAGCGCACGTGCTTGGTGGCGTCCTCGTTCGTGATGGCGGTGAACCCGACCGTGTGGAACTCCGAGACGAGGTCGTCGAAGGAGAGCTCGCGGGCGTTGGGGAGCACGTCCTCGCGGGCCTGCCCCGCGAACCCGTAGGCTTCCGAGTCCCGGCCGAGGTACGGCGGGTCCACGAGCAGCAGCTCCTCGAAGCCGAAGTTCTTCATCGCTCGCGCGATGGTGCCGACGTTCCCCGAGGTCTTGGCGTCCACGACGGCGACGGCTGGCTTACTCATCGCTCGTGGGGTAGTCGGCGTCCAGGTCCAAGTCGAGGTCGTCGGCGCCCTCCATCTCCGGCCGGAGGTCGATGCCGGCCTGCTCGTCCTCGGGCAACTCGACGTTGTGAATCTCGGGGTCCGGGATGTCCGGGTTCGGCGTCTCCTCGGGGTCGGTGGCGACGTGCTCGGGGCCGTCGTACCAGTCGGGCGCGCGCCCGCCGTCAGCGAACCACTCCCGGAACGCCTCCTGTAACTGTTCGGTGCCGCGGTACTGCTCACCGCCGTCCTCGAGGAACCAGTAGTAGAAGTCGACCTCGTGTTCGGCGCACAAAAGCACTTCCGCGCGGGGCTCGCCGTAGACGGCGGCGGGCGTGTTCCGTGAGGTGTCGTCGTCGCCGTGGAGCAGATAGCAGGCGTCGCAGGGTCGGTCCATCAGCGCCGGCAGTCGGCGCAGGCGCGCGCTGGCGTCGTCGGGCATCTCGTCGAAGTCCCGGTAGTCGCCGCGCTCGTCGAAGACGTCGTCCTCCTCGAAGCGCCACCCCCGGAAGCCGATGCTCACCTTGCTCATTGGCGGCGCGTACGCGGCCGACGTACAAAAGTCGCGTGAAGGCTCCCGTCCCGCGGGAGGCGGCCGGCGTCCCCGGAACCGATTCGCCTTTGAGGGGCCAGCGCCGCCTTCGAGGCATGCAGACGGTCGACGCCGCCGGCCTCCCGATCGGAGACGACCACCCGCCCCGCATCATGGGCGTGTTGAACGTCTCGAAGGAATCGCCGTACGACCCCAGCGTCTTCGACGACCCCGACGAGGCGGCCGCGTACGTCGACGAGGCGCTCGTCGGCGAGGGCGCGGACATCGTCGACGTCGGCCTCGAGTCCGCGAACAAGAAGTTCGACGTGCTCTCCGCCGAGCAGGAACTGGACCGCCTCGAAACCGCCGTCGAGACCATCGAGCGCGTGGAGGGGGACGCGGTGTTCTCCATCGAGACGCGGTACGCGGAGGTCGCCGACGAGGCGCTCTCGCGGGGCTTCGACATGGTCAACGACATCTGCGGGTTCGCCGACCCCGAGATGCCCGCGGTCTGTGAGGCCCACGACGTCGCCGTCGCGAAGATGGCGAGCCCGCCGGACCTCGAACGCCCCGGGGCCGTCGAAGACGTGGACGACATCTACGACGCGCTCGAACTGAACGGCTTCACGGACAAGACCATCGTGGACCCGGCGTTCGGCGGGTGGAGCGAGGCCAAGACCCTCGAAGACGACCGCGAGACCTTCGACCGCCTCCGGGAGTTCCGCGGGCACGGCTATCCCATCCTCGTCTCCATCAACCGCAAGAACTTCCTCCGGGAGGTCGCCGGCCGCTCCACGGAGGAGGCGCTGCCCGTCTCGCTGGCGGCGACGTCGATGGCCGTCGAGCGCGGCGCGCACGTGATTCGGACCCACGACGTCGCGGAGACGCGGGACGCCGCCCTCATCGGGTACGAGTTCCGCCGCGACCGCCACGACGACGGCCGCGTGGAGGAACTGGACGTGACGACCGTGCGGGAGGCCGAGCGCCACGTCGCGCGCCTCGACGGCGACCTCGACGGCGCCGGCGACGCGGCCGCTCGCGCGTACGAGGTCCACGGGCTCGGCGACGACGAGCGCGCGGCGCTGGCGGCCGAGGGCGTCACCGTCACGGGCGGTGACCCGGCGTTCGTCGCGGCCCCCGTCAGTGTGCTCCGCGCAGCAGCCCGGTCGTTGGAATCCCGGGACGGCGTCCTCGCGGAGCTCGCCGCGGCGTGGGCGACCCGCACGTAACGGGAAAGCTTATACCGGCGGGGCCAAAATCCGGGATTGGAAGCCGGACCCCCGCTGGGTAGGGGTACTTCGCGGGGCGTCCCGGCTCGAACCAGGAATCCTTTCATTTATTCAGCCGCGTAGCGACGCCCATGGAGTTCGCCGACTGGGCGCCGGTCTACGAGCGGATTCTCGCCGACTTCGGCTTCGAGCGGCGCGCCGACGAGCGGGCGCGGGACGTACTCGCTGAGTACGCCGAGCCGTTCGACCTGACGCGGCTCGACTGCGCGGGCCAGCGGGTCGCCATCGCCGGTGGCGCGCCGTCGCTGGCCGACGAGACCGCGATCGCGGCCGACGCGGACGTGGTGTTCGCGGCGTCGACGGCCGTTGACGTGCTCGCCGACGCGGGCATCGACACCGACCTGATGGTGACCGACCTCGACAAGAACCCCGAGACGGCGCGCCGGCTCACGGAAGCGGGGACGCCGGTCGCGGCGCACGCCCACGGCGACAACGTGCCCGCCGTCCGCGAGTACGTCCCCGAGTTCGACCTCGCGCACGTCCTCGCGACGACGCAGGCCGAGCCCGCGGACGCGGTGTACGACTTCGGCGGGTTCACGGACGGCGACCGCGCGGCGTTCCTCGCGGACCACCTCGGCGCCGCCGAACTCGTCTTCCCCGGCTGGGACTTCGACGACCCCGCGGTCGGCGAGCAGAAAGCGAAGAAACTGGCGTGGGCGGAACGCCTCCTCTACTGGCTCGAACGCCGGCGCGGCGAGCGCTTCGACGTGCTTGACGGCCGCCGCGACGGCATCGACGCGCTCCCCTGACTACCCGCCGACCGTGACCGTGGCGTCGTTGCCGACGCCGACGGAGACAGTGTCGTCGTCGCCGGTGAACTCGTAGGACTGCTCGGTCGTCTCCCCATCGACCGTGACGGCGACGGTGTACGTGCCGCTGCCCTCGAACGCCGGCAGCTCCGCGTCGGTCTCGGCGCCGACCGTCGCGTTCTCGCTGTAGACCGCGGCGCCGTCGTTCAGCACCTTGACGGTCACGTCGTGGCTCGTCTCGTCGTCGTTGACGACGAGGAGCGTCGTCGTCGCCGAACTCCCGAACCCGAGCGCGCTACAGCCCGCGGTCGCCGCGAGCGCGGCGACGGCGGCGGCCAACAGGACTCGCTTGCCTCGACTGTCCATACGCCACCCTGACGGAGTGGACGTAAAGAACGCCTGATAGCTCAAAGAACGGTCGAAGTCTCTCACTCGGGGGCGACGACCGCCAGCGTCTCGTCGATGACCGCGCGGTCGGCGGCTCGCGGGAACGAGACGGCGATGGCGTCGATGCCCTCGACGGCCGCGAAGTCGGCGACGCGCTCCCGGACCTGCTCGGGCGTGCCGGCGGCCGCCAGCGCGTCCAGCAAGTCGTCGGAGACGGCGGCGACCGCGCGCTCCTGGTCGCCGTCCTGCCACGCGCCGTGGATGGTCTCGGCGGCGTCCTCGTAGCCCTGCCGGGCGAGCGCGTCCCGGTAGAACGTCCCCATGCCGCCGACGTAGAACGCGAGGTGCTGGCGGGCGAGGTCGCGGGCGCGCTCGCCGTCGTCGAGCGCACAGCACGGCAGCACGAACGTCGTCTGGACGTCCTCGACGTCGCGGTCGCCGAGGTCCGCGCCGCGCTGGAGGTCCGCGTAGCGCTCCTCGAAGCCCGCCTGCGTGAACATCAGCGCGTGCCAGCCGTCCGCGAACCGGCCCGCGAGCTCGACCGCCTTCGGCCCCATGCCCGTCACGTCGATTTCGGGCGCGGGCTCGGGCGCTCCCTGTCGCAGCCGGAAGCCCCGCGTCTGGACGACGTCGCCGTCGTAATCGACCTGGTCGCCCGAGAGCACCTGCCGGACCACCTCGACGTACTCGCGGGTGCGCTTCAGGGGGTTCCCGAAGTCCTCGCCGTGCCAGCCCTCGATGACCGCGGGACCGCTCGGCCCGAGGCCGAGGCGGAACCGGCCGCCGGAGTGCTCTTGGAGCGTGGCGGCGGTCTGCCCGAGGAGCGCGGCGCTCCGCGAGTAGGTGTTCACGATGCTCGTCCCGACGCCGATGGTGTCGGTGCGGTCGGCGAGGGCGGCGAGCGTGGTGACGGCGTCCCGCCCCCACGTCTCCGGGAACCACACGCGGTCGTAGCCCAGTCGTTCGGCGCGCTCCCCGATGCCGACGACGTCGTCGAGGGAGTCCTGTGCGGCGACCGGCAGGTGGACAGTGCGGCGAGTCACGCTCGCGGGTTCGGCACAGCACCGCATAAAACTCCGTCAACTCCCGACAACCCGCGGCGGGTTGGCCGGCCTACTCCTCGACGAGTTCGAACTTCTGGACCTTCCCGGTGGTCGTGCGCGGGAGCTCCTCGACGAACTCGATTTCGCGGGGGTGCTTGTACTCGGCGAGGCGCTCCAGGGAGTACTGCTTGATTTCGTCGGCGGTCACGTCGGCGTCCGGCGCCTTCACGACGAACGCCTTCACCGTCTCGCCGCGGCGCTCGTCCGGGATGCCGACGACCGCGGCGTCCGCAATCGCGTCGTGCTCGAACAGCAGCTCCTCGATTTCGCGGGGGTAGACGTTGTAGCCCGCGGTGTTGATCATGTGCTTCTTGCGGTCCGCGACGTAGAAGTA
Protein-coding sequences here:
- a CDS encoding RNA methyltransferase, which encodes MSKPAVAVVDAKTSGNVGTIARAMKNFGFEELLLVDPPYLGRDSEAYGFAGQAREDVLPNARELSFDDLVSEFHTVGFTAITNEDATKHVRFPFRTPAELSASLADVEADTALVFGRERVGLTNDELARIDEVASIPASHDYPVMNLGQAATVALYELRDLAMNETQLPDVERHRAEEESIERFYDHAEAFLAEIDYPEEKRDKAMRMLRRMVGRTHPTGREINTVLGLLRRAENQME
- the folP gene encoding dihydropteroate synthase, with amino-acid sequence MQTVDAAGLPIGDDHPPRIMGVLNVSKESPYDPSVFDDPDEAAAYVDEALVGEGADIVDVGLESANKKFDVLSAEQELDRLETAVETIERVEGDAVFSIETRYAEVADEALSRGFDMVNDICGFADPEMPAVCEAHDVAVAKMASPPDLERPGAVEDVDDIYDALELNGFTDKTIVDPAFGGWSEAKTLEDDRETFDRLREFRGHGYPILVSINRKNFLREVAGRSTEEALPVSLAATSMAVERGAHVIRTHDVAETRDAALIGYEFRRDRHDDGRVEELDVTTVREAERHVARLDGDLDGAGDAAARAYEVHGLGDDERAALAAEGVTVTGGDPAFVAAPVSVLRAAARSLESRDGVLAELAAAWATRT
- a CDS encoding 6-hydroxymethylpterin diphosphokinase MptE-like protein, which codes for MEFADWAPVYERILADFGFERRADERARDVLAEYAEPFDLTRLDCAGQRVAIAGGAPSLADETAIAADADVVFAASTAVDVLADAGIDTDLMVTDLDKNPETARRLTEAGTPVAAHAHGDNVPAVREYVPEFDLAHVLATTQAEPADAVYDFGGFTDGDRAAFLADHLGAAELVFPGWDFDDPAVGEQKAKKLAWAERLLYWLERRRGERFDVLDGRRDGIDALP
- a CDS encoding TIGR04024 family LLM class F420-dependent oxidoreductase, with the translated sequence MTRRTVHLPVAAQDSLDDVVGIGERAERLGYDRVWFPETWGRDAVTTLAALADRTDTIGVGTSIVNTYSRSAALLGQTAATLQEHSGGRFRLGLGPSGPAVIEGWHGEDFGNPLKRTREYVEVVRQVLSGDQVDYDGDVVQTRGFRLRQGAPEPAPEIDVTGMGPKAVELAGRFADGWHALMFTQAGFEERYADLQRGADLGDRDVEDVQTTFVLPCCALDDGERARDLARQHLAFYVGGMGTFYRDALARQGYEDAAETIHGAWQDGDQERAVAAVSDDLLDALAAAGTPEQVRERVADFAAVEGIDAIAVSFPRAADRAVIDETLAVVAPE